The sequence GGGCGATGCTGCTGGCAAGTCATTCATTCACCAGATATTAATTGAACTCTGACCACGTGTGACATGTGTGCCCTAGCAGAGGTTGAGTGTGTGGAGTGTTACGGgaacccccagccctgcccaggagggTCAAGGATGGTTTTCCAGGTGAGGTGACTCTTGAATGGGGTTTTGAAGGAATAGTTATTCAGGCAGCCTGGGAGCGGTGGGGTTAAGGTGATCCAGGTAGAGGGCACAGCTCAAGCAAAGGCATGGAGGTATAGGTGAGTGTTGTGGTTAGGGATACCACAGGTTTTTTAGTGATTGGAGGAGGACAGTAACAAGATACAGCAGGGACTGATGTGCAAGGCCAAGGAAcactgggtggggctggggagggaaggttTCACCCAAGAGCAGCATCAGAGTGGAGCTTGAAGAGATGAATTGGGAGTTCACGCAGCTCGTGTTTTGAAGACATCCTAAGAGCAGGAATCCTGTTCTGTTCGTCTTTGCAAATTCTAGTCGGGTATCTTTGAGCGACCCACCCAATCCCTCTGAgattagtttcctcatctgtaaaatgaaggtaagAAGCATGTGGCTAAGGTCTAACATCTGGTGGATGCCGTGGCCCCTTTATTGGAGGAAATGAATGCACAGGCCCAGGCACAGCTTGTACACAGGGGGACCTGGTGAGGAACTCCTGGTGTGAAATATAccagctctgtgcctggcatAACAGcagttcagcaaatgtttgttgataCATGTgccttctcctttccctcctggGGACCTTCTACACAAAGACATTCTTCAGCCTCTGAGTCTGGTTGGCAAGTTCTGCCACGGGCttgggagagggagaggacagCTGCTGTGCCTGTCTCCCTTTGCAGAAATGAAGCTGTGTTGAGGTCACAGGGGGGCATAGCAGGAGCACCAAGCTCCTGGTGGACTGTCTAGTCTGGTGTGCCTGCCCCCGTCATTCAACAAGGAAGGAAACTGGTGCGGTGAGGCAGGTCTGACCCTGCTGGGGTGTGGTCAGGAAACCTGGGATTTCATCCCAcctctgtgtggcctggggcacCTTCGctgagcctcttctcatttgtaaatCTGGGGTAATCACACCACCGGAGGAGGGCAGGTATGAGCATTTTAGGAGAGGCTGGCACACCGAGGGTGCCTGTTAGTGGAAGTTGACACAGTATCTGACTTTTATTTGTGACTGTGTCTCACTCTTCTCCCagattgtaagctccttgaaCATGGAAGCCGTGTTGAGAGCTCAGGGGCACTCAAAGACAAAAGAGGACTCCTTATTCCCGGCCCAGATACTCAAGACTGGACAAGGGACACACCCAGGGCAGTTAGGGAGTCTGTAAAGGACCAAACTGTGCAGTAGAGGATAGGCAGGTCTCGGGCACAGGGCTCCACCTTTTAGAAGGTGGCCTCCTCGACCTCCGCTGCCCAGTGCTGGGGCTAGAAGAGGTGAAGAATCTGGGGCAAAAGAGAACTTGTGTCTGTGGGACTGAGCCAGTGCTCTCTCCACTGCGGCAGGGAGTTGTATCCGGTGTCCTTCCCCACGTTTTTCAGTGGATCTGTCACCATGTAGCCGTCCCTCAGGGCCTCGCTGCCTCAGTGTTTCCTCTCTGGTCTCACCGTCCTCTCTCAGCTGGCTTCTGTTCTCTGCTCCTTGTACTTGGCTGAGCTCATGGGGATCCTGGGGGGGCCTGCTCAGGCTGCCTTAGCCCCTGCCTGGATCATGGTCTGCCTTTACCtgacctgttctttttttttttttttttaaatcaattcgaTATACCTGGGTTCTTTTTCTGGCTCTCCTTTACTTGCTGTGTGAACTTAGGCAAATAAagttacctctctgagcctcagttttcttaaccGCGAAGTAGGAGTGATAGCGCCCCCTTCTTTAGCTTGTCAAGAGAAGTAAAAGGTTTTCGCATATGGAGGACACAGTGAGTGGCCAGTGCCCCCAAGGAGGCTCATATTTTAGGAAGTAGAGTGGTATGGTTGTTAGGCATGTAGATTAAAGTCATGATCCAAAAGCCTGTCCCAGTTTTTCTGGGAGACAATGATTAGTTTAGGATGGGAGGAGGGTTCATAGAAGGTTTACCAGAGGAGGTGACTTTGAGACGGGGAGTAGAAGCTTTTCCGGTGGGATAAGGGATGGGAAGggctagccgggcatggtggcacaagcctcccagctacccgggagtctgaggcagtaggatcgcttaagcccaggagtttgaggttgctgtgagctaggctgacgccacggcactcactctagcccgggcaacagagcgagactctgtctcaggaaaaaaaaaaaaaaaagggatgggAAGAGCGTTCGAGGTAAAGAGATCCAAAGGGTGTGGAGAGGACAGTTAGCAGTCCATCCTGGTGTGACTGACAAGGAGactggaaagagaagggagggtgGGTCAGATGAGGAATGAGCCCAGACGTTCTGTCAGTACCAGACCCTGGAGGCCTCTGGTACCAGTCTGAGAAATGTGGGCTTTATCAGCTAGGCAGAAGGAACCACAAAGGAGTCTGAGCAGGCAAGCACCTTATTTCTAGTTTGAGGTTTGGAAAGATCGTGAATGACTTATAGAATGAGATGGGGCgggaagcaggaagaccagaGAAAAGATGCTGTCTTTCCTCTCCTTTAGGACAGGAAGTAGGCAGAAGCAATTTCTTATAACACTCAAGGGCACCAGCTCTGGAGTCTGACCAACTTGGTTCAGTCAGATCTTGGCTTCCTCTTCCAGTCTTGAGCAAGATACttcacctcagttttctcatctgtagagtggGAGCGTTGTGGCCAGCTTGCAGTGAGATGCCCCAGGACATTAGCCAACAGGTGGCTAAGGGGATGTTTATTCGGTCAGCTTCAGTGCACAATGACAGACTTTTTTGTTAGTGCTCATGGTGCCAGCCACCTCACACAGCTCTTATTGTCTGATGACATTCCAGGCTCTGCTTACAGGTCATTCCAGCATCAGCGCCAAACGTGCTGACATAATTCTGTTTCCTGGCTTTTCACTTGACTTCTTGTTTTGAGTGCTTTTCCACGCTGCTACCTTCCCTCCTGGGCCCAGCTAACTACTGCAGATCCTTGTGATGAGCTGATGGGATATTTGCTTTGGAGCACAGCATCTACCTAAAACAAGAGGATATCTGTTATAGCCCATGCCCCTAACCCATCTAACTTTGCCCATCTGACATCCCTTCTCGGATGGCTCCCAATGAAAACACCTGGTAAAATGAGGCTCCAGGCCTCTCCTGTCCTGTTGGTTCTACAGTGTTCTCCATCTCACTAAATGGAAGTCTACCATCCGCCTATTATTTAAGCCCAAGCCTGGGCATCTTTGTGTTTGGCCAAGCTCATAGGGGGATCCTGGGCAGGTCAGCCAAGGATCCCCCAGATTTTTTAGGATGAACAAGTTATTCCTgatttcctccccacccctcactctcCACGTCTAATCCACCAGCAAATCTAGTCTGTCTCCTAAGTTGATCTATTTCATATACTTTTCTCTGTTGCCTCAGAGCAAATCAAGTCACTACCATCTCATTTGGTTGCCTGCAATAACCTCCTAAAAAGTCTGCCTGTTTCCACTCTTAGTGACCCTTCCagtcctttccattttctttacagTAGCCAGgacaatctttttaaaatgcaaatcttggCAGTGCTCCGTGGCttacacctgtcatcccagcgctttgggaggcagaagaggaaggatcgcttgagcccaggagctgaggctgcagtgagctatgatgacaccactgcactccagcccaggcaatagagtgagacctatctcaaaaaaataactaaattaaatggaaatCTCACGAAGACATTCTTCTGCCTAAAACTTGTCAGTATTTTCCCTACAAGGCTTGGGtgatccagcccctgcctgcttTGTCCCATTTGACTGACAAACTAAAGAATTTGAAAACACATGTTAATGCTCCTTGTTATACATcttagatattaataatataggaaaatataaagaaaaaagcaaaaattgtcCATAATCCCATTTTCTAGAGGTTACTAttgttaatattacatatattttcttccactcaTTTTTCTACACATTTTCATGAGTgtaatgcttttttttgtttgtttgtttgtttttttttcagaaatgagaTGATGGGCTGTTTTTCAATCTGCTTGTTTAACTTGGCAATGGTGACCGATAAATTCATCTCTGAAAGCATCACTTCTAATGGCTTCATACTGTTCTATCATGAATATACCATGTATTATTATCTAGCTAGTGCACTACTGGGACTAGTTAGATGTCTAGCAACATGGGTTGctctgtttttcttgttttttataatGTTATGAAGAATACAGTAGAGAATATTAGGGGAACTTAATCTGTGGGTGCATGCATTATTCTGTTCTTGGCATAAATTTTGGGAAGTTGGATTGCTGGCCGTTCCTctgctttttttaaagttttttttgataaatattgccaaTTAGGAAAATGTTTGCCATTTCTGACATGTAGTATTTGACTGGGTTTTTCAGGACACAAAGATGCCACCCAAGCGCATAGCTAAGAAAAGGTCACCCCCAGAAGATGCCATCCCCAAAAGCAAGAAGGTGAAGGGTAAGTTGGCCTTCTCCTCTTTCTGGGTGGGTGCCGGCAGCCTCTTGGAGCCCTGAGAATCTGGGACTGGGATCCTTCCTCCCTGACACTTGAAGCTGAGGGGCTTGGATGACCAGGGATGCCACCTAGCTGAAGGGTTTCCTATAGCTCATTGAACCCCACCCTTGGAGAATCAGAAAGGGGCAGAGACTCGTCTAAAAGGCAATACTGGCAAAAAACTAGGTCCTAGGGCAGTAATGCATTATGGTTAGGACCACTGACTTCCAGAagtgggttcaagtcctggctctgccactttctagctgtgtaacCATGGTtgagtcacttaacctccctAAATATGGATTATCCACTTCATAAAATGGAGGAGACAGCAGTACCAACCTCTGGGggctgtcatgaggattaaatgggataatggcCTGGCAGCATTTGAGAGAGGTGGCTGTGGCTTCCTGTTTCCTGGAATCCtggaggaggacagggaggagagaagagccaATCCAGTCTGGGAGGAGGGAGCGTGGACTCAAGCTCAGACAGTGTCTGTCTTTTGCAGGCGCGAGGGCTGCTACCTCTCGCCGCGTTCCCGGCGCCCGCTCCTGCCAAGGTGCCTGCGGGCCGAGCCCTCCTGACCAGAAAACTCGAACAGGTGGCTCCCTGCCCAGCGCACCCTCTGCGCAGCCGCAGCGGCCCTGGCAGCTGTGGCCACACCCCCGGGGGGAGGGGTAGGACACCATTGGCCCATTGCGGCCCACTGGTTGGTGCCTACGTGTCTGCAGGTGGCTCTGTCCGCTCTCCTGCCTTTTTCTCTTCAGCTGCTGGTCTGCCGCAGGATAGGGGTGGAAGGGGATGGTTTTCCTCTGTGAATAGGTCCGGGAGTTGAAAATGACAGCCTGGGGGTAGAGAGAGGCTAGGATGGAGGTTGAGGACTGTGCTCTGACCCAGATGGTCTCCCTTGGTTTCAGGGCAGACTCAGCTAATTAGCTTTATGACCCTGGGAAGGTTACTGAACTGGAAGGCTCTGTTCCCTTCCGTATAAAACGGGATCCAAATAATGAAAGTAAGTCCGTAGCATAATTTGAGGGACCACAAAGCAATTTAGAAGTAGGAGAGTAAGCAGTCAGTAAAGGGTAGACATTCTTACCTGACTGCTGGCACCATAGCTCCTTACTAATAGCTTACAGCTAATTAGGAAAACCGTCTTGTGTCCTCACTGTCCTCTTACCCTCCCACCAAGATTCATTTCACGGTATTGAATGTTTCCTTGTTTCCATTTCCTCCCTCTCACATTAATGtgttcaggttctttttttttttcttttttttttgagacagagtctcactctgttgcctgggctagcccgcgtggcgtcagcctagctcacagcaacctcaaactcctgggctcaagcaatccttctgcctcagctgcccaagttgctgggaccacaggcatgcgccaccatgcccggctaattttttcgatatatttttagttgtccagataatttctttctatttttagtagagatgaggtctcactcttgctcaggctggtcttgaactcctgaccttgagcagtcctcccgcctgggcctcccagagtgctaggattacaggtgtgagccaccacgcccagccatgtgttcagtttttaatcttcacaaaaaccctAGGAGATGGGAACTTTTGTTAtcgccatttcacagatgaggaaacttaggctTGGAAGAGGTCACACTAGTGGTCTGTGGCAGAGCAGgggcttgaacccaggtctttgtGATCCCAGAGCCCATGAATTGACCTCTCGTCTCTGCTGTCATCCTACACACTCAGGGCTGTCTTCTTCACCCCTCAGTCTCACACAGGTCCCATAGCACAGAACCAGGCTTGGTGCTGACACTGGGCCAGGGCGACGTGGGCCAGCTGGGGTTAGGTGAGAATGTGATGGAGAGGAAGAAGCCAGCCCTGGTGTCCATTCCGGAGGATGTTGTTCAGGCCGAGGCTGGGGGCATGCACACCGTGTGTCTAAGCAAAAATGGCCAGGTAGGTTGTGGGGATTGGCAAAGGGTTGGACAAGGCCTGGGGTCGGGGGGTTTGGGGCAGGACCTTTGAGCCACACATGAGATGGAGCTGGCTGGCCAAGCAGGGAGTGGCCTAAACAAGAATGAGCTGAGAGGCCAGATCTTGCACTAATGGGGGCATCCTGGGCACAGGTCTACTCCTTCGGCTGCAATGATGAGGGAGCCCTGGGAAGGGACACGTCAGTGGAGGGCTCGGAGATGGTCCCCGGGAAAGTGGAACTGCAAGAGAAGGTGGTACAGGTGTCAGCAGGAGACAGTCACACAGCGGCCCTTACCGAGGACGGCCGTGTCTTCCTCTGGGGCTCCTTCCGGGTAAGGCTGGGTCTGGAAGACTGCATGGGGGCCCAAAGATAATCCACCTCCATGCCTCCACTGTACTTACTGTTCGGGAGATGAAAGCCCACAGGTAGAGCCGAGGCCCGACCCAGGTCACTGGCTGCTTCCTTGACTCTGACGTTATGAAGTGTATTTCCTGGGCAAGGAATAGGTCAAGGCTGCTCCTGGGTTGAGGCTGATCCAGGAACCCTGCTGTCCTCACCCATGTCCCTGCCTTCAGTGTCCCCCTCACCTTCCCAGCTCCCTTCCACCCTTCCCAGAAGGTTAGGAAGGCAGAGATTATTGCACCTCAGAGATCTCAGTTTCCAAGGCAGGGAAGTatagtttaaaaaacagattaaacattaaaattgttttgaaactttggcatttaatttattttgaaatgtcaaaaataaagaaatctgatGGGGTGTTTCCTcatcttggctattttttttaatttttatggagaaTTTCAAACTTATATAAAAGCAATCAGAATAATATATTGAACTCTCACCTACTTGGCACACAGCTTCAACAGTTATCAGCGTGTGGCCAGACTTGTTTATTTCCACTCCGACCCACTACCCCACTCCTTGGTTATTGTAATGCAAATCCTAGGATTTCATTCATAAATGTTTCAGAATGTAGCCTGGCTCCTGTGTGCCTCTCCATACCCATCTAGTGCCACTGCCCTTCACTAGACAGCTCTGTGGCTTCCTGCAAGCCTGGATTTGACTGGTAGGGAGCAGGCAGAACTAGCCGGTAAGTGCTCCGTCCCTCCCTTCTAGGACAATAATGGTGTAATCGGGCTGTTGGAACCCATGAAGAAGAGCATGGTGCCCGTACAGGTGCAGCTGGATGCTCCTGTGGTGAAGGTAGCCTCAGGTGAGTCTGGGGGTACTTGCTGTGGGCAGGAGACTGAGAACCCTGCTCTGAGGCCGGCCCAGCCTTGGGCTTTATAGACAAGCCCTGCATCCCTGCCTTGCTTTCACCCTCAGGAAATGACCACTTGGTGATGCTAACAGCTGACGGCGACCTCTACACCTTGGGCTGCGGGGAACAGGGCCAGCTTGGCCGCGTGCCTGAGTTATTTGCCAACCGTGGTGGCCGGCAGGGCCTTGGTAGGTGACTTTGGTACCTCCAGGAGGGAAAATTGGCAAGCCACACCCTGGCAAAGGCCAAAGGCAGGACGGATTCCCTGTGTTCCAGCTCACATCAGATGGACCTGCAGTGTTGGTTAAGAACTCAGACTTTGGAGACAGACGaccttgggtttgaatcctggttctgccacctaCTGGCTAGGGGACCCTGAACATAgtttcttcatccctaaacctacctgCCTCCAAACCTACTTTCTTAGGTTGTTGTGAGGTTAAATGGATTAATTAGAAGAATGTCTGGCACGTGGTAGTTTCCATGTAAATGTTACTTGTAATGGCTGTGGGACTCTGAGCAAGACACTTGTATTCTCTTGGCCTCGGTTTCCTTTTCTATACAATAGGGATAAGAGTCCCTGCTTAGCCTCCCTCCAAGGGCTTTTGTAATGAAAGGGAAACAGACTcaggggcagagagaagagaggccATGTGTGTCTGTCACTAACCATGGCTTCCTCTTCTGCCTACAGAACGACTCCTGGTCCCTAAGTGTGTGATGCTGAAATCCAGGGGAAGCCGGGGCCATGTGAAATTCCAGGATGCCTTCTGCGGTGCCTATTTCACCTTCGCCATCTCCCGTGAGGGCCACGTATATGGCTTTGGCCTCTCCAACTACCATCAGCTTGGTAAGTGCCACGCTCGGCATCAGGCATGACTCAGCGatctgggttccagtcctggGTCCACCAGTCATTCATTGTGCACCCTTTGAAGGGTCATCTAACCCCTCAGAGCCACAGTTTTGTCATCGGTAAAGGGAGAATATCCATC is a genomic window of Eulemur rufifrons isolate Redbay chromosome 8, OSU_ERuf_1, whole genome shotgun sequence containing:
- the RCC1 gene encoding regulator of chromosome condensation isoform X2, whose protein sequence is MPPKRIAKKRSPPEDAIPKSKKVKGARAATSRRVPGARSCQVSHRSHSTEPGLVLTLGQGDVGQLGLGENVMERKKPALVSIPEDVVQAEAGGMHTVCLSKNGQVYSFGCNDEGALGRDTSVEGSEMVPGKVELQEKVVQVSAGDSHTAALTEDGRVFLWGSFRDNNGVIGLLEPMKKSMVPVQVQLDAPVVKVASGNDHLVMLTADGDLYTLGCGEQGQLGRVPELFANRGGRQGLERLLVPKCVMLKSRGSRGHVKFQDAFCGAYFTFAISREGHVYGFGLSNYHQLGTQGTESCFIPQNLTSFKNSTKSWVGFSGGQHHTVCMDSEGKAYSLGRAEYGRLGLGEGAEEKSIPTLISRLPAVSSVACGASVGYAVTKDGRVFAWGMGTNYQLGTGQDEDAWSPVEMTGKQLENRVVLSVSSGGQHTVLLVKNKDQS
- the RCC1 gene encoding regulator of chromosome condensation isoform X3 — its product is MPPKRIAKKRSPPEDAIPKSKKVKVSHRSHSTEPGLVLTLGQGDVGQLGLGENVMERKKPALVSIPEDVVQAEAGGMHTVCLSKNGQVYSFGCNDEGALGRDTSVEGSEMVPGKVELQEKVVQVSAGDSHTAALTEDGRVFLWGSFRDNNGVIGLLEPMKKSMVPVQVQLDAPVVKVASGNDHLVMLTADGDLYTLGCGEQGQLGRVPELFANRGGRQGLERLLVPKCVMLKSRGSRGHVKFQDAFCGAYFTFAISREGHVYGFGLSNYHQLGTQGTESCFIPQNLTSFKNSTKSWVGFSGGQHHTVCMDSEGKAYSLGRAEYGRLGLGEGAEEKSIPTLISRLPAVSSVACGASVGYAVTKDGRVFAWGMGTNYQLGTGQDEDAWSPVEMTGKQLENRVVLSVSSGGQHTVLLVKNKDQS
- the RCC1 gene encoding regulator of chromosome condensation isoform X1, with the translated sequence MPPKRIAKKRSPPEDAIPKSKKVKGARAATSRRVPGARSCQGACGPSPPDQKTRTVSHRSHSTEPGLVLTLGQGDVGQLGLGENVMERKKPALVSIPEDVVQAEAGGMHTVCLSKNGQVYSFGCNDEGALGRDTSVEGSEMVPGKVELQEKVVQVSAGDSHTAALTEDGRVFLWGSFRDNNGVIGLLEPMKKSMVPVQVQLDAPVVKVASGNDHLVMLTADGDLYTLGCGEQGQLGRVPELFANRGGRQGLERLLVPKCVMLKSRGSRGHVKFQDAFCGAYFTFAISREGHVYGFGLSNYHQLGTQGTESCFIPQNLTSFKNSTKSWVGFSGGQHHTVCMDSEGKAYSLGRAEYGRLGLGEGAEEKSIPTLISRLPAVSSVACGASVGYAVTKDGRVFAWGMGTNYQLGTGQDEDAWSPVEMTGKQLENRVVLSVSSGGQHTVLLVKNKDQS